Proteins from one Syntrophus gentianae genomic window:
- a CDS encoding 4Fe-4S dicluster domain-containing protein: protein MAEYAKLIDVSKCTGCRGCQLACKQWNSQPAKQTENYGTYQNPPDLQANTWTLIRFQEVEDKGGKVKWLFRKDGCMHCTDAACVKVCPSGALHTTEVGTVALNRELCIGCKECVSACPFNIPRYDRKTDKVYKCDLCLSRIKADLIPACAKACPTGAITFGEKDKMVKKAYARVKELGGDASVYGDKFVGGTHVMYVLDEKPEVYEHLPKNPSVPLSVILWKDILKPLSLLAAGGVIAGSFLHYIIHGPKLPDEESGQETKGGE, encoded by the coding sequence ATGGCTGAATATGCAAAACTTATCGACGTATCGAAATGTACCGGCTGCCGCGGTTGCCAACTTGCCTGCAAGCAATGGAATTCCCAGCCGGCAAAGCAGACGGAAAATTACGGGACCTATCAGAATCCCCCCGACCTTCAGGCCAATACCTGGACGCTGATCCGTTTCCAGGAAGTCGAAGACAAGGGAGGCAAAGTCAAGTGGCTCTTCCGCAAAGACGGCTGCATGCACTGCACGGACGCTGCCTGTGTCAAGGTCTGCCCCAGCGGCGCCCTTCACACGACGGAGGTGGGAACGGTAGCTCTGAATCGGGAACTTTGTATCGGGTGCAAGGAGTGCGTTTCGGCGTGCCCCTTCAACATCCCCCGCTATGACCGCAAGACCGATAAGGTCTACAAATGCGACCTCTGCCTGAGCCGTATCAAGGCAGACCTCATCCCGGCCTGCGCCAAGGCGTGTCCCACGGGGGCCATCACCTTTGGAGAAAAGGACAAGATGGTCAAGAAGGCCTATGCCCGGGTCAAAGAACTAGGCGGTGACGCCAGCGTTTACGGAGACAAGTTCGTAGGCGGCACCCATGTCATGTATGTCCTGGACGAAAAGCCGGAGGTCTATGAGCATCTGCCGAAGAACCCGAGCGTGCCGCTCTCCGTCATTCTCTGGAAGGACATCCTCAAGCCTCTGAGCCTCCTGGCTGCCGGCGGCGTCATTGCCGGTTCGTTCCTGCATTACATTATCCACGGGCCCAAACTGCCTGATGAGGAGTCGGGTCAAGAAACGAAGGGAGGGGAATAA